A DNA window from Myxococcota bacterium contains the following coding sequences:
- a CDS encoding aldehyde dehydrogenase family protein, producing the protein MATLRVDDPFTGELACEVPLAEWDEISRALERARAGAALAAALPLDTRKELVERAVQVMESRADAIAPAISRMMGKPLAQAAGELRTLASRARTMLELADRGLAPIDPGGDDGIVRRIEKVPLGVVLDLPAWNYPLLTAVNVVMPAVLAGNAVVVKHSPRSPSCGPMFADAFREAGADPRIVQSLDCTHELTERMVGDPRVDHVVFTGSVHGGTRISQAAAGRFLQIGYELGGNDPAYVAADA; encoded by the coding sequence ATGGCCACGCTGCGCGTCGACGATCCGTTCACCGGCGAGCTCGCCTGCGAGGTGCCGCTCGCGGAGTGGGACGAGATCAGCCGCGCGCTCGAGCGCGCGCGCGCGGGCGCGGCGCTGGCCGCGGCGCTCCCGCTCGATACGCGCAAAGAGCTGGTCGAGCGCGCGGTGCAGGTCATGGAGTCACGTGCCGACGCGATCGCGCCGGCCATCTCGCGTATGATGGGCAAGCCGCTCGCGCAGGCCGCAGGTGAGCTGCGAACGCTGGCCTCGCGCGCGCGCACGATGCTCGAGCTCGCCGACCGCGGGCTCGCGCCGATCGACCCCGGCGGCGACGACGGCATCGTGCGCCGCATCGAGAAGGTGCCGCTGGGAGTCGTGCTGGACCTGCCCGCCTGGAACTACCCGCTGCTGACCGCGGTGAACGTGGTCATGCCGGCGGTGCTCGCGGGCAATGCCGTGGTGGTGAAGCACTCGCCGCGCTCGCCCTCGTGCGGGCCGATGTTCGCCGACGCCTTCCGCGAGGCCGGCGCCGACCCGCGCATCGTGCAGTCACTCGACTGCACGCACGAGCTCACCGAGCGCATGGTTGGCGACCCGCGCGTCGACCACGTGGTGTTCACGGGCTCGGTCCACGGCGGCACGCGCATCAGCCAGGCGGCCGCGGGCCGGTTCCTGCAGATCGGCTACGAGCTCGGCGGCAACGACCCGGCCTACGTGGCCGCCGACGCC
- a CDS encoding phytanoyl-CoA dioxygenase family protein: MLSRAQREEFEARGLLWLRAAVDPGVVADLRARILEYLAQKRAIPESPPASFVIHAARTSRLMGAFDFAKTWGDSGVAAIDDMLGAGRWLVPQHAGQLLMMTWPNPGAEWRLPHKVWHLDYPAPAAATVIPGIQVFLFVDRIEPRSGGTLFVAGSHRLVDALRRRQPPDWPGASSEVRRSLAREVPWLRELWSLRPGEDRIARFMERVSVVAGGELQVVEAVGEPADVLVMHPWVLHAPAPNCGTRPRMLLTERIRLRTGGD, translated from the coding sequence ATGCTGAGCCGGGCGCAACGCGAAGAGTTCGAAGCTCGAGGTCTCTTGTGGCTGCGCGCCGCGGTCGATCCTGGAGTGGTCGCCGATCTGCGCGCGCGCATTCTCGAGTATCTCGCACAGAAGCGCGCCATTCCCGAGTCACCGCCCGCAAGCTTCGTGATCCATGCCGCCCGGACCTCCCGCCTGATGGGCGCGTTCGACTTCGCCAAGACCTGGGGTGACTCGGGGGTCGCAGCGATCGACGACATGCTCGGCGCGGGCCGGTGGCTCGTCCCGCAGCACGCGGGTCAGCTGTTGATGATGACCTGGCCCAACCCGGGAGCGGAATGGCGGCTGCCGCACAAGGTCTGGCACCTGGACTATCCGGCGCCGGCGGCCGCGACGGTCATTCCGGGCATTCAGGTGTTCCTGTTCGTCGACCGGATCGAGCCGCGCAGTGGCGGCACCCTGTTCGTGGCGGGGTCGCACCGGTTGGTCGACGCACTGCGCCGGCGGCAGCCGCCCGATTGGCCCGGCGCCTCCTCGGAGGTGCGGCGCTCACTCGCGCGCGAGGTGCCCTGGCTGCGCGAGCTCTGGTCGCTGCGGCCGGGCGAGGACCGGATCGCGCGCTTCATGGAGCGAGTCAGCGTCGTGGCCGGCGGCGAGCTCCAGGTGGTCGAGGCCGTGGGCGAGCCGGCCGACGTGCTGGTCATGCACCCCTGGGTCCTGCACGCGCCGGCGCCGAACTGCGGCACGCGGCCGCGCATGCTGCTCACCGAGCGGATCCGCCTGCGGACCGGCGGCGACTGA
- a CDS encoding HEAT repeat domain-containing protein — protein sequence MSPSPLSGAQALVDALADPARRAAAYQSLLAAGPAARAAVLEGTHDGRWQVRRWCAIWLFHCPDPADFESLVPLLRDPRSKVRFVAMVALGVAHARVESHEIVPLLLERLFQDESLRVRRQAAVLLAWNHAHPDLAGVFAELERESDPKLRAWGRIGSARC from the coding sequence ATGAGTCCGAGTCCCCTGTCCGGGGCGCAGGCCCTCGTCGACGCGCTGGCAGACCCGGCGCGGCGCGCCGCGGCCTACCAGTCCCTGCTCGCCGCCGGCCCCGCTGCCCGCGCCGCCGTGCTCGAGGGCACGCACGACGGCCGCTGGCAGGTGCGCCGCTGGTGCGCGATCTGGCTGTTCCACTGCCCCGACCCCGCCGACTTCGAGTCACTGGTCCCGCTGCTGCGCGATCCCAGAAGCAAGGTGCGCTTCGTGGCGATGGTGGCGTTGGGGGTCGCGCACGCCCGGGTGGAGTCACACGAGATCGTGCCGCTGCTCCTGGAGCGGCTGTTCCAGGACGAGAGCCTGCGCGTGCGCCGCCAGGCGGCCGTGCTGCTGGCGTGGAACCACGCCCACCCGGACCTGGCCGGCGTGTTCGCGGAGCTCGAGCGCGAGAGCGACCCGAAGCTGCGGGCCTGGGGCCGGATCGGGAGCGCGCGATGCTGA